One stretch of Nitrospirota bacterium DNA includes these proteins:
- a CDS encoding AbrB/MazE/SpoVT family DNA-binding domain-containing protein: protein MQANKSLLAEIKSRGQLTIPKKIREMSHLEEGQVVSIIPVGDAVIITPKRLELDEARRQIKKILKESGLSAEDVLAGLKEEREALFKETYGKKRSR, encoded by the coding sequence ATGCAGGCTAATAAATCATTGCTGGCAGAGATAAAATCTCGAGGGCAGTTGACCATTCCCAAAAAAATAAGGGAGATGAGCCATCTTGAAGAAGGTCAGGTTGTCTCTATTATCCCTGTTGGTGACGCTGTCATTATTACGCCAAAGAGGCTTGAGCTTGATGAGGCAAGAAGGCAGATAAAAAAGATACTTAAGGAATCAGGTCTTTCTGCTGAAGATGTCTTAGCAGGACTTAAAGAAGAAAGAGAAGCCCTCTTCAAAGAGACCTATGGCAAAAAAAGAAGCCGTTAG
- a CDS encoding putative toxin-antitoxin system toxin component, PIN family — MAKKEAVRVFLDSNVILSGLLSDKGAPRIILDIFSLRLPFLTGVTGRYNIIEIERNLAKKMPKVIPVYREYLPKINLEIIPVPSLAEVRKFYGHISDKDIPVIVSAINGKADIFVTGDKKDFTRLKAKGSEPLKIVSPSEFIDIVFPDILKNIKGRES; from the coding sequence ATGGCAAAAAAAGAAGCCGTTAGGGTCTTTTTAGATTCAAATGTTATTCTGTCAGGACTCCTTTCTGATAAGGGTGCACCACGCATAATCCTTGATATATTCTCTCTCAGGCTTCCATTTCTTACAGGTGTAACAGGCCGATATAACATCATTGAGATTGAAAGGAATTTAGCAAAGAAGATGCCGAAAGTCATTCCTGTGTACAGAGAATATCTCCCAAAGATAAATCTTGAGATTATCCCGGTGCCTTCATTGGCAGAGGTAAGAAAGTTTTACGGTCATATTTCTGATAAGGATATTCCAGTTATTGTTTCAGCTATCAATGGTAAAGCAGATATTTTTGTAACAGGAGATAAAAAGGATTTTACAAGGCTCAAGGCAAAGGGCAGTGAGCCATTAAAAATAGTAAGCCCATCAGAATTTATTGATATAGTCTTTCCCGATATTCTTAAGAATATTAAAGGCAGAGAATCATGA